From the genome of Blautia pseudococcoides, one region includes:
- the moaA gene encoding GTP 3',8-cyclase MoaA, whose protein sequence is MLDQYRRNIEYIRISITDRCNLRCMYCMPEGGIEQVEHSDILTYDEITRLCRILAGKGISKVKITGGEPLVRKNAAELVRMVKNIPGINNVTLTTNGILLGDQMQDLAEAGTDAVNISLDALSQEMFEKITRRKGLDKVLEAMDKALQFPNVRVKVNCVLLHGVNEDQWIPIAGLAKDRPVDVRFIEMMPIGYGRQYCGEETEDHVRHLLEEAYGKAVSLSGRFGNGPSTYIQLDGFKGKIGFISAISHKFCGDCNRVRLTAEGFLKPCLQFSHGADMRSLLRDGSSDAQIGAVMEKTIFEKPGSHRFLEKQEEGLENKKMSEIGG, encoded by the coding sequence ATGTTGGATCAGTACAGACGGAATATCGAATATATCCGCATCTCCATTACAGACCGCTGCAACCTGCGCTGCATGTACTGCATGCCGGAGGGCGGCATCGAACAGGTGGAGCACAGCGATATTCTGACCTATGATGAAATTACCAGGCTGTGCCGCATTTTAGCGGGAAAGGGTATCAGTAAGGTGAAGATTACCGGCGGAGAGCCTCTGGTGAGAAAAAATGCGGCTGAGCTGGTGAGAATGGTAAAAAACATACCGGGAATCAATAATGTAACCCTGACCACCAATGGAATCCTGCTGGGAGACCAGATGCAGGATTTGGCGGAAGCCGGAACAGATGCGGTAAATATCAGCTTGGATGCGCTCTCTCAGGAGATGTTTGAAAAGATCACCAGGAGAAAAGGGCTTGACAAGGTTTTGGAAGCAATGGATAAGGCTCTGCAGTTTCCGAATGTGCGTGTAAAGGTAAACTGTGTCCTGCTGCATGGCGTAAATGAGGACCAGTGGATACCCATTGCAGGTCTGGCAAAGGACAGACCCGTGGATGTGCGTTTCATTGAAATGATGCCTATTGGGTATGGACGGCAATACTGCGGAGAGGAGACCGAGGACCATGTCCGGCATCTGCTGGAGGAGGCTTACGGCAAAGCAGTATCCTTAAGCGGCAGATTCGGCAACGGTCCCAGTACATATATACAGCTGGATGGGTTTAAGGGGAAAATAGGCTTCATAAGCGCCATATCCCACAAATTCTGCGGTGACTGCAACCGGGTCAGGCTTACGGCAGAGGGATTTTTAAAACCATGTCTGCAGTTTTCACATGGGGCGGATATGCGCAGTCTGTTAAGGGACGGAAGCTCAGACGCGCAGATCGGAGCCGTTATGGAAAAGACCATATTTGAGAAGCCCGGAAGCCACCGCTTTTTAGAGAAGCAGGAGGAAGGGCTGGAGAACAAAAAGATGTCTGAGATCGGAGGATGA
- the ilvB gene encoding biosynthetic-type acetolactate synthase large subunit has translation MSMTGNELFVKALQKEGIDYLFAYPGGYAIDIFDELYKQDSIQVILPRHEQGLIHAADGYARATGRTGVCLVTSGPGATNLVTGIATANYDSVPLVCFTGQVPTNLIGNDAFQEVDIVGITRGICKYAVTVRDRKDLGRIIKEAFYIANSGKKGPVLIDLPKDIMLQEGDEQYPKEVHIRGYKPSSGVHMGQLKKAMTMMKEAKKPLFLMGGGVNIGRANETALALAETTRIPVITTIMGKGSIPTGHELYVGNVGMHGCYAANRAISECDLLFSIGTRFNDRITGKIDEFAKNAKIVHVDIDAASISRNIQVDIPIVADAKDAMEAMLKHIKCCEHKEWLDEIADWKNAHPLDMDQNKGITPQKIVQCINEQFEEGIFVTDVGQHQMWVTQYLEMDEKKQLLTSGGLGTMGYGFPASLGAKFAYPGKPVVCVSGDGGMQMNIQEMATAVAYGLPVIICIFNNSYLGMVRQWQQLFYDKRYSSTCTRRRKTCSANCKGPGKNCPEYTPNFVKLAESYGAYGMRVEKEEDMAGAFQFAKGNTDAPTILEFIIDSDELVLPMVQGGKPLHNMILDC, from the coding sequence TTGTCCATGACAGGAAATGAATTATTCGTAAAAGCACTGCAGAAAGAAGGCATTGATTATCTCTTCGCATACCCAGGCGGTTATGCCATCGACATCTTTGATGAGCTGTACAAACAGGATTCCATCCAGGTGATACTCCCCCGCCACGAGCAGGGCTTGATCCACGCCGCGGACGGCTATGCCAGAGCTACCGGACGCACCGGTGTCTGTCTGGTAACCAGCGGCCCCGGAGCCACCAACCTGGTCACCGGTATCGCTACCGCCAACTACGACAGTGTCCCCCTGGTATGCTTCACCGGCCAGGTTCCCACAAACCTCATCGGAAATGACGCGTTCCAGGAGGTTGACATTGTGGGGATCACCCGCGGTATCTGCAAATATGCCGTGACTGTGCGCGACCGCAAAGACCTGGGACGCATCATCAAAGAAGCCTTCTATATTGCCAACTCCGGCAAGAAGGGACCTGTTCTGATCGATCTTCCAAAGGATATCATGCTGCAGGAAGGGGATGAACAGTATCCCAAGGAAGTTCACATCCGCGGCTACAAACCCAGCAGCGGCGTGCACATGGGACAGTTAAAAAAAGCCATGACTATGATGAAAGAAGCGAAAAAGCCTCTGTTTCTCATGGGTGGAGGAGTGAATATCGGAAGGGCAAATGAAACAGCACTGGCGCTTGCGGAGACTACCAGGATTCCGGTCATCACCACCATTATGGGAAAAGGCTCCATCCCTACCGGCCACGAACTCTATGTGGGCAATGTGGGAATGCACGGCTGCTATGCCGCTAACCGTGCCATCAGTGAATGTGACCTGCTATTCTCCATCGGTACCCGTTTTAATGACCGTATCACAGGAAAGATAGATGAGTTTGCCAAGAACGCCAAGATTGTCCATGTGGACATTGACGCGGCCTCCATCTCCAGGAACATTCAGGTAGATATCCCCATTGTGGCAGACGCTAAGGATGCCATGGAAGCCATGCTGAAACATATCAAGTGCTGCGAGCATAAAGAATGGCTGGATGAAATCGCTGACTGGAAGAATGCCCATCCTCTGGACATGGACCAGAATAAAGGCATCACACCTCAGAAGATCGTACAGTGCATCAACGAACAGTTTGAGGAGGGCATCTTTGTCACAGACGTAGGCCAGCATCAGATGTGGGTGACACAGTATCTGGAAATGGACGAAAAGAAACAGCTCCTCACCTCCGGCGGCCTGGGCACCATGGGGTACGGATTCCCCGCATCTCTGGGAGCTAAATTTGCATATCCCGGAAAGCCTGTGGTGTGCGTTTCCGGCGACGGGGGGATGCAGATGAACATCCAGGAGATGGCAACTGCCGTTGCCTACGGCCTCCCGGTCATCATCTGTATATTCAACAACAGCTATCTTGGCATGGTGCGCCAGTGGCAGCAGCTTTTCTATGATAAACGCTACTCCTCCACCTGTACACGCCGCAGAAAGACCTGCAGCGCCAACTGCAAAGGCCCCGGAAAGAACTGCCCGGAATACACTCCCAACTTTGTGAAGCTGGCAGAGAGCTATGGCGCATACGGTATGCGTGTGGAGAAAGAGGAAGATATGGCCGGAGCCTTCCAGTTTGCAAAGGGCAACACTGACGCCCCCACCATTCTGGAATTTATCATTGACAGCGATGAACTGGTTCTGCCCATGGTACAGGGCGGAAAACCGCTGCATAACATGATTTTGGACTGCTAG
- a CDS encoding MmcQ/YjbR family DNA-binding protein produces the protein MRTREEAVSYCLKMPEVFEDYPFHDRNWTVIRMKGSRKIFAWIFEREGNIWVNLKTDPQWRDFWRTAYASVLPAYHLNKEHWNSVILDGSVPEEEICRMIDESYDLVRGKK, from the coding sequence ATGAGAACCAGAGAGGAAGCGGTTTCCTATTGCCTGAAAATGCCGGAAGTATTTGAGGACTATCCTTTTCATGACAGGAACTGGACAGTTATCCGGATGAAGGGCAGCCGGAAGATATTTGCATGGATTTTTGAGCGGGAGGGAAATATCTGGGTGAATCTGAAAACAGACCCTCAGTGGCGGGATTTCTGGCGCACAGCATACGCATCGGTACTTCCTGCTTATCACCTGAATAAAGAACACTGGAATTCTGTCATTTTGGACGGTTCCGTGCCGGAGGAAGAAATTTGCAGGATGATAGATGAAAGTTATGACCTGGTGAGAGGAAAGAAATGA
- a CDS encoding sensor domain-containing diguanylate cyclase, translating to MKNEEHKMSLPKKAGSNDLQILSDNIPGGMFSCRYDEKLTLLQMNKGFLSMLGYTQQEVEEKFQNSFWELIDRRDRESTLAEVQRQMALGPDKELEYRMTCKDGSTIWVLDKGHLLHDDKGNRYFCCVLVDVTRSKELEEKLRLSLERHQIIMDQTTDILFEWDIQADAMVFSGNWEKKFGCSPVTQHVSRLFWQAPYILPEDQPLIAKLLSRIQKGEHYAEEEIRIVNGKQKAVWCRIRITGLTDKTGRAVRAVGAILDIDAEKKKAQNLIERAQRDMLTKLYNKGTSQESVQAILANGVPGKRAALMILDLDNFKHMNDTMGHLFGDALLTEVAHTIQKQFRSEDIVGRVGGDEFLVFLGHIPDAALAEQKAVQVMKAIGEMAVQELTEVELSCSIGIAIFPDCGKTYNELFQRADQALYRAKKLGKGRYCIADAKQLAEAFPVQPCSAANTRIDSDEETENNVELRLFEYVFRILYKSSNLDTAVNAILEVVGRQFDVSRVYIFEDEEDPNYCTNTYEWCNEGVRPEIGNLQHVLYANDLEGSYHSNFNESGVFYCRDIDALTPQQRETLEPQGIKSMLQCAIYDKGQYKGFVGFDECRVNRYWTREQVNTLVFIAEILSTFLLKLRAQDKAIQNAASLEAILDNQSSWVYVVHPETRKMLYINRKTREWVPDAKLGNTCHKAFFHRETPCEFCPIKDMDSDHPRCVRQVYNPFLQVWTSADACFIKWKGEQVVLLTCHDITDLKKEAGDDRECPEDGNEQ from the coding sequence ATGAAAAATGAAGAGCATAAAATGTCACTGCCAAAGAAAGCGGGCAGTAATGACCTGCAGATATTGAGTGATAATATTCCGGGCGGCATGTTTTCCTGCCGCTATGATGAGAAACTGACTCTATTGCAGATGAATAAGGGATTTCTCTCCATGCTGGGTTATACACAGCAGGAGGTAGAAGAAAAGTTTCAGAACAGTTTTTGGGAACTGATAGACAGAAGGGACCGGGAGAGTACCTTAGCGGAGGTGCAGAGACAGATGGCTCTCGGTCCGGATAAAGAACTGGAATACCGGATGACCTGCAAGGACGGAAGTACCATATGGGTTCTGGACAAGGGGCATCTGCTCCATGATGACAAGGGGAACCGGTATTTCTGCTGTGTGCTTGTAGATGTGACCCGGAGTAAGGAGCTTGAAGAAAAACTGCGCCTGTCCCTGGAGCGGCATCAGATCATTATGGACCAGACCACAGATATCCTTTTTGAATGGGACATCCAGGCTGATGCTATGGTATTTTCCGGCAATTGGGAGAAAAAGTTCGGTTGTTCCCCGGTTACACAGCACGTCAGCCGCCTTTTTTGGCAGGCACCCTATATTCTGCCTGAGGACCAGCCTCTTATTGCAAAGCTTCTTTCGCGCATCCAAAAGGGGGAACATTACGCCGAGGAGGAGATCCGTATTGTAAACGGAAAGCAGAAGGCTGTCTGGTGCCGGATACGGATTACAGGTCTGACAGATAAAACGGGACGGGCAGTGCGGGCAGTAGGGGCTATCCTGGATATCGACGCGGAAAAGAAAAAGGCTCAGAACCTAATAGAACGCGCGCAGCGCGACATGCTGACAAAATTATATAATAAGGGAACCAGCCAGGAGTCTGTCCAGGCCATACTGGCTAATGGTGTACCGGGCAAGAGGGCGGCGCTGATGATACTTGACCTGGATAACTTCAAGCATATGAACGACACCATGGGACACCTTTTTGGTGATGCCCTGCTTACGGAGGTTGCCCACACCATTCAGAAGCAATTCCGCAGTGAGGATATTGTGGGGCGGGTAGGCGGAGATGAATTCCTGGTATTTCTCGGTCACATACCGGATGCTGCCCTTGCGGAACAAAAAGCAGTCCAGGTAATGAAGGCGATAGGGGAAATGGCAGTGCAGGAACTTACGGAAGTGGAGCTTTCCTGCAGTATTGGCATAGCGATCTTTCCGGATTGCGGGAAAACATACAATGAGCTTTTTCAGCGGGCGGACCAGGCATTGTACCGGGCCAAGAAGCTGGGGAAAGGGAGATACTGCATAGCGGACGCAAAGCAGCTGGCAGAGGCGTTTCCCGTACAGCCCTGCAGCGCAGCCAATACCCGGATAGATTCGGACGAGGAGACAGAGAACAATGTGGAACTGCGCCTGTTTGAGTATGTGTTCCGGATCCTGTACAAATCCTCCAATCTGGACACTGCGGTCAATGCCATTCTGGAGGTGGTGGGGCGCCAGTTTGATGTGAGCCGTGTTTACATATTTGAGGATGAGGAAGACCCGAATTATTGTACTAACACATACGAATGGTGTAACGAGGGCGTAAGACCGGAGATAGGAAATCTTCAGCATGTATTGTATGCCAATGATCTGGAAGGCAGTTATCACAGCAATTTTAATGAGAGTGGTGTGTTCTACTGCCGTGACATTGACGCACTGACACCCCAGCAGCGGGAAACCCTGGAGCCGCAGGGGATTAAGTCCATGCTGCAGTGCGCCATTTATGACAAAGGGCAGTACAAGGGATTTGTGGGATTTGATGAGTGCCGTGTGAACCGCTACTGGACCCGGGAGCAGGTGAATACGCTGGTATTCATTGCGGAAATACTGAGTACCTTCCTGCTGAAGCTCCGGGCACAGGATAAAGCGATCCAGAATGCGGCATCCCTGGAAGCCATTCTTGACAATCAAAGTTCCTGGGTGTATGTGGTGCATCCGGAAACAAGGAAAATGCTTTATATCAACCGTAAGACCAGGGAGTGGGTACCGGATGCAAAGCTGGGAAATACCTGTCACAAAGCATTCTTCCACCGGGAGACGCCCTGTGAATTCTGTCCCATAAAGGATATGGACAGTGACCATCCCAGGTGTGTGCGGCAGGTTTACAATCCGTTTCTACAGGTTTGGACATCTGCGGATGCCTGCTTTATAAAATGGAAAGGGGAGCAGGTGGTGCTCCTTACCTGCCATGATATAACGGATTTGAAAAAAGAGGCGGGGGATGACCGGGAATGCCCGGAGGACGGAAATGAGCAATAG
- the ilvN gene encoding acetolactate synthase small subunit, whose protein sequence is MKKRWISLYVENEVGVLAKIAGLFSGKSYNLTSLTVGTTEDPTISRMTISVESDDSTFEQIKKQLNRCVEVIEVIDFTNSRIHRKEVLYIKIKDCDETVKTEVFRIATIFHLAVVDYGKTEMLLESLQTEKRNDEIISYFSGYFKNIEVVRGGSVAIKGVSIQDK, encoded by the coding sequence ATGAAGAAAAGATGGATTTCCTTATATGTAGAAAATGAAGTAGGTGTGCTGGCGAAGATTGCCGGACTGTTCTCCGGAAAATCATACAACCTTACAAGCCTGACCGTTGGCACCACGGAGGACCCCACCATTTCCCGCATGACCATCAGTGTGGAGAGTGATGACTCCACCTTTGAGCAGATTAAAAAACAATTAAACCGCTGTGTGGAGGTCATTGAGGTGATCGACTTCACCAATTCCCGCATCCACAGGAAAGAAGTTCTGTACATTAAGATCAAGGACTGCGACGAAACGGTAAAGACAGAGGTGTTCCGCATCGCAACCATCTTCCATCTGGCTGTGGTGGACTACGGCAAGACAGAAATGCTGCTGGAGAGCCTCCAGACAGAAAAGCGGAATGATGAAATCATTTCCTACTTCTCCGGTTACTTTAAAAATATTGAGGTAGTGCGGGGAGGCAGTGTGGCGATCAAAGGCGTGAGCATTCAGGACAAATAG
- a CDS encoding rubrerythrin family protein, with product MELRESETFKNLITAYKGELQACGKYRIYAKQARNEGYMHIGGIFEETSFNEMHHAEIWQNVLNGGRMPETSRNLEEAHDCEKKEWSEMYESFAKKAEEEGFKGVARLFREVGEIERHHDFRFEQLTQDILTNRVFCKEREMVWICMNCGHIAYGDCAPIRCPVCGCPQGYFKLNCEDY from the coding sequence ATGGAATTAAGAGAGAGTGAAACCTTTAAGAATCTTATAACGGCCTACAAAGGAGAACTGCAGGCCTGCGGAAAATACCGGATCTATGCGAAGCAGGCCAGAAATGAAGGCTATATGCATATCGGAGGGATCTTTGAGGAGACATCATTTAATGAGATGCATCACGCCGAGATATGGCAGAATGTCTTAAACGGCGGAAGAATGCCGGAGACCAGCAGAAATCTGGAAGAAGCCCATGATTGTGAGAAAAAAGAATGGTCGGAAATGTATGAAAGCTTTGCGAAAAAAGCAGAGGAAGAGGGCTTTAAAGGGGTAGCCAGGCTTTTCAGAGAGGTAGGGGAGATCGAGCGGCATCATGATTTCCGTTTTGAGCAGTTGACCCAGGATATTCTGACAAACCGCGTGTTCTGCAAAGAACGTGAAATGGTATGGATCTGTATGAACTGCGGCCATATTGCTTATGGGGACTGTGCGCCCATCAGATGTCCTGTATGCGGCTGCCCCCAGGGGTATTTTAAACTGAACTGCGAAGATTATTAA